One Methanobacterium sp. DNA window includes the following coding sequences:
- a CDS encoding glycosyltransferase family 4 protein: protein MKIGYFISHFPYIKHVNDVNYDKEYAHGGTEIAAYNLALNIAKKHDVEIFTTSIDSEDAVEHNDNLKIHRYATNLKISSANLSSKILYKPLSHEIDITHAHYNMPYSDYVALRYAKKKNVPFVVTYHADAQDSGGNFIRNLATFIYNRTLLKKVLKGADVIIATSNSFINESRFLGDFKEKIRVIPNGINIEEFEINLSKEECKAKLGLPLNKKIILFLGNIVSYKGPDILIKAFNEIKDEVEDVELVFAGRGEMQGELIKMANDLGIIDNIRFTGYVDEELKPIYFKSADIFCLPSITKAEAFGIVNLEAMACGVPIIASRLGGIPDIVKNEENGLLVNPNDSKSLADAILFLLKNEDIAQKMGNKGKRMVKDYSWEKIAEETDKIYKELYYG from the coding sequence ATGAAAATAGGATATTTTATAAGTCATTTTCCCTACATAAAGCATGTTAATGATGTTAATTACGATAAAGAATATGCTCATGGCGGTACAGAAATCGCAGCATACAATTTAGCCCTTAATATTGCAAAAAAACATGATGTAGAAATTTTTACAACATCTATTGACTCTGAAGATGCAGTAGAACACAATGATAATTTAAAAATACATCGTTATGCTACTAATTTAAAAATATCGAGTGCTAATCTTTCTTCTAAGATATTATACAAACCATTAAGTCATGAAATTGATATTACTCACGCTCATTATAATATGCCTTATTCTGATTATGTTGCTTTAAGATATGCGAAAAAAAAGAATGTGCCATTTGTAGTTACATATCACGCTGATGCTCAAGATAGCGGAGGTAATTTTATCCGGAATTTGGCAACTTTTATTTACAACAGAACTCTGCTTAAAAAAGTTTTAAAGGGTGCAGATGTGATTATTGCAACATCTAATTCTTTCATAAATGAATCAAGATTTTTAGGAGATTTTAAAGAAAAAATCAGAGTTATTCCCAACGGTATAAACATTGAAGAGTTTGAAATTAATCTTTCTAAAGAAGAATGCAAAGCTAAATTAGGTTTACCTTTAAATAAAAAGATAATATTGTTTTTAGGTAATATTGTATCATATAAAGGGCCAGATATACTTATTAAAGCATTTAACGAAATTAAAGATGAAGTAGAAGATGTCGAACTTGTTTTTGCTGGTAGAGGCGAAATGCAAGGAGAACTTATAAAAATGGCCAATGATTTAGGAATTATTGATAATATACGGTTTACAGGATATGTAGATGAAGAATTAAAACCTATTTACTTTAAATCTGCAGATATATTTTGTTTACCTTCAATTACCAAAGCAGAGGCATTTGGAATTGTTAATCTTGAAGCTATGGCATGTGGAGTACCTATTATTGCTTCAAGACTTGGAGGAATACCAGATATTGTTAAAAATGAAGAAAATGGATTATTAGTAAATCCAAATGATTCAAAATCCCTTGCAGATGCAATCCTATTTTTACTTAAAAATGAAGATATTGCCCAAAAAATGGGAAATAAAGGAAAAAGGATGGTAAAAGACTATTCCTGGGAAAAAATTGCTGAGGAAACTGATAAAATTTATAAAGAGCTTTATTATGGCTAA
- a CDS encoding glycosyltransferase family 4 protein, with the protein MEIDYIKGPKTSKIFGMSRYENEIHKRIKNVDFNVIEYKSLTHAFEKKYKSLVPPKNNHSHSNLKSNKTTSNNIINSLINTGKNITNDIDRYRYANLVKNKIKEDNVKHITYQDLAYLLNSVKLKKSILTCHDLIPWAYEKNRSSFWKNNLIGLKKADKIITVSEFSKNEIIKYAKYPKDKISVIPNAVDHSIYYKNPNKDILNKLNIGENEQIILYVGSEEPRQKVDILIKSFAKLKKKLPKIKLIKIGDSNLYGAREKLLKLIEDLNLKKDVIFIGYVPDDELPEWYNAADLFVYPCAYAGFGLPPLEAMACGTPIITSNTTSLPEVMGNAGIMINPNNIEDLSENMYEILTNGSLREDLISKGLKRAKMFNWDESAEKTFEVYNELDELI; encoded by the coding sequence ATGGAAATTGATTATATAAAAGGACCTAAGACGTCTAAAATTTTTGGAATGTCAAGATATGAAAATGAGATTCATAAAAGGATAAAGAATGTTGATTTTAACGTTATTGAATATAAATCATTGACTCATGCCTTTGAAAAAAAATATAAATCATTAGTTCCTCCAAAAAATAATCATTCCCATTCTAATTTAAAATCTAATAAAACTACATCTAATAACATAATTAACAGCTTAATAAACACTGGAAAAAATATTACCAATGATATAGATAGATACAGATATGCTAATTTAGTAAAAAATAAAATAAAAGAGGATAATGTTAAACATATAACTTATCAGGACCTTGCATACTTATTAAATTCTGTTAAACTAAAAAAAAGTATTTTAACCTGTCATGATTTGATACCATGGGCATATGAAAAAAATCGCTCTTCTTTTTGGAAAAATAACCTTATTGGATTAAAAAAAGCTGATAAAATTATCACAGTTTCAGAATTTTCAAAAAATGAAATAATTAAATATGCGAAATATCCAAAAGACAAAATTTCCGTAATTCCAAATGCTGTAGACCATTCAATTTACTATAAAAATCCAAATAAAGACATATTAAACAAATTAAATATTGGGGAAAATGAACAAATAATTTTATATGTAGGATCTGAAGAACCGAGACAAAAAGTTGATATTCTAATAAAATCATTTGCTAAACTAAAAAAGAAGTTACCAAAAATAAAATTAATTAAAATTGGAGATTCTAACTTATATGGTGCAAGAGAAAAGCTTTTAAAATTAATTGAAGATTTAAATCTAAAGAAAGATGTTATTTTTATAGGTTATGTGCCAGATGACGAGTTACCTGAATGGTATAATGCTGCAGACTTATTTGTTTATCCTTGTGCCTATGCAGGCTTTGGTTTACCTCCATTAGAAGCAATGGCTTGCGGTACTCCAATAATTACATCAAATACAACATCACTTCCAGAAGTAATGGGAAACGCAGGAATTATGATTAACCCCAACAACATTGAGGATTTAAGTGAAAATATGTATGAAATTTTGACTAATGGGAGTTTAAGGGAAGATTTAATTAGTAAGGGGTTAAAAAGAGCTAAAATGTTTAATTGGGATGAATCTGCTGAAAAAACATTTGAAGTTTATAATGAACTTGATGAATTAATCTAA